One genomic segment of Erysipelotrichaceae bacterium 66202529 includes these proteins:
- a CDS encoding PTS system mannose/fructose/sorbose family transporter subunit IID: MSLERKPEAVSKQRLTKKELNQIWRRFAWSFPAACSWERFLGMQYSWSLIPLFRKYYNKEGQIDGMKRHATFFNTESVFGSVIWGVTTAMEEQKALYGNVDDDLIETTKISLMGPLAGIGDAMNPGMLIPLLLSIAIAFSENGSPVGAIFYMIVYTAIVTVIMKVLFRKGYELGINGIQTLIGEKANKIKNAIILFGTTIMGGVAASYVNLNLILSIPSGNDKVLIQDLLDGIFPKILPLLLVLGTWQIMRKKKISTLKMILIYLAGTFILSFFGIIGYSTGHHG, from the coding sequence ATGAGCTTAGAAAGAAAACCAGAGGCTGTTTCAAAGCAGCGGCTAACAAAAAAAGAATTGAACCAGATTTGGCGAAGATTTGCATGGTCTTTTCCGGCAGCCTGTTCATGGGAACGTTTTCTGGGAATGCAGTATTCCTGGTCTCTTATCCCGTTATTCAGAAAATATTATAACAAAGAGGGTCAAATTGATGGTATGAAGCGACATGCGACCTTCTTCAATACGGAAAGTGTTTTCGGTAGTGTTATCTGGGGTGTGACAACAGCAATGGAGGAACAAAAAGCACTTTACGGGAATGTGGATGATGATTTGATTGAAACAACAAAAATCAGCTTGATGGGCCCTCTTGCAGGCATTGGGGATGCGATGAATCCTGGAATGCTGATTCCGCTTTTGCTATCCATTGCAATAGCGTTCTCTGAAAACGGTAGTCCTGTCGGTGCTATTTTCTATATGATTGTGTACACTGCCATTGTAACCGTCATTATGAAGGTGCTGTTTCGTAAAGGCTATGAACTGGGAATCAATGGGATTCAGACACTCATTGGGGAAAAAGCTAATAAAATAAAGAATGCAATCATATTGTTTGGTACGACAATCATGGGAGGTGTGGCTGCGAGCTATGTAAATCTGAATCTGATTCTCTCTATTCCGAGTGGAAATGATAAGGTTCTGATTCAGGATTTACTGGATGGCATCTTTCCGAAAATACTGCCGCTCCTGCTGGTACTGGGGACCTGGCAGATCATGCGAAAGAAAAAAATCTCTACCCTGAAAATGATTCTGATTTATCTTGCAGGAACCTTTATTCTATCCTTCTTCGGTATTATTGGATATAGTACGGGACATCATGGATAG
- a CDS encoding PTS sugar transporter subunit IIC — MSFVQCLLVSVFCIVSGNEFPLYGSQFGWYVLGRPLIGGFVCGIILGDVAAGIQLGVAVQLVYLALVTPGGSVPVDISFVSYPAMAIALAAKMDSGTAVALASTIGVLGSFILQFDLTIAAFFHKLQDNAIEDADYKKYNKAIWLYPQLAKIITRGVPCFLAVYFGAQYVGDFMNHMPEFVQSALLSLGAVLPAVGIGALLTQSVRDNSYILFFLVGFISIVFMNLNILALTIFGAVLAYLYYKASTGELKTSAADEELSDDEEVL; from the coding sequence ATGTCATTTGTACAATGTTTACTGGTTTCTGTTTTCTGTATAGTCAGCGGAAATGAATTTCCACTATATGGTTCGCAGTTTGGATGGTATGTTTTAGGGAGACCGTTAATCGGGGGCTTCGTATGTGGAATCATATTGGGAGATGTAGCGGCAGGAATACAGCTGGGTGTTGCGGTTCAGCTTGTTTACCTGGCACTGGTTACACCGGGAGGCTCCGTTCCCGTGGATATTTCTTTTGTTTCCTATCCTGCTATGGCGATAGCCCTGGCTGCCAAAATGGATAGCGGAACAGCAGTGGCACTGGCATCTACTATTGGTGTTCTCGGTTCCTTTATTCTGCAGTTCGATCTGACGATTGCGGCATTTTTCCATAAGCTGCAGGACAATGCGATTGAGGATGCAGATTATAAGAAATACAATAAAGCAATCTGGCTGTATCCACAGCTGGCAAAAATCATAACCCGTGGAGTACCGTGTTTTCTGGCTGTATATTTCGGAGCACAGTATGTCGGAGATTTCATGAATCACATGCCGGAGTTTGTACAATCTGCATTGCTGTCCTTAGGTGCTGTGCTTCCGGCAGTGGGAATCGGAGCACTTCTGACACAGAGTGTTCGCGATAATTCCTATATTCTGTTCTTTCTGGTAGGCTTTATTAGTATTGTTTTCATGAATTTAAATATTCTGGCACTTACTATCTTCGGCGCTGTATTGGCATATTTGTATTATAAAGCAAGCACGGGAGAATTAAAAACCTCTGCAGCAGATGAAGAATTAAGTGATGATGAGGAGGTATTATAG
- a CDS encoding PTS mannose/fructose/sorbose transporter subunit IIB: protein MISLYRIDDRVIHGQTIVRLLPQYACDGIIIIDDHISGNPQLLGIYKQVVPDTTKLYCFSIEKAQRKLQEAKVSKKHYIVIFKSILTVKELHDRGVKIMETINVGTASRKNDAKDLVVGFALNQTEIDSYNYLDEKGYTFSILPAGGVKKTLSWKELKDKA, encoded by the coding sequence ATGATCAGCTTATATCGTATTGATGACCGTGTGATACACGGGCAGACAATTGTAAGACTACTGCCTCAATATGCATGTGATGGCATTATCATCATTGATGATCATATTTCAGGAAATCCGCAGCTGCTCGGTATCTATAAGCAGGTTGTACCGGATACCACAAAGCTTTATTGCTTTTCGATAGAAAAAGCACAACGGAAGCTGCAAGAGGCAAAGGTGTCTAAAAAGCATTATATTGTCATTTTCAAAAGTATTCTTACAGTAAAGGAGCTTCATGACAGAGGTGTGAAAATCATGGAAACAATCAATGTAGGAACAGCGAGTAGAAAAAATGACGCTAAGGATCTGGTTGTCGGATTTGCATTAAATCAGACAGAGATTGATTCTTATAATTATCTGGATGAAAAAGGATATACATTTTCGATTCTGCCGGCAGGTGGTGTGAAGAAAACACTATCCTGGAAAGAATTAAAAGACAAGGCATAG